In Miscanthus floridulus cultivar M001 chromosome 5, ASM1932011v1, whole genome shotgun sequence, one genomic interval encodes:
- the LOC136452103 gene encoding protein DELETION OF SUV3 SUPPRESSOR 1(I)-like: MAEPAKPEVTEEAKMDLLEDDDEFEEFEIDQEWDDKEEGNEALQQWEDDWDDDDVNDDFSLQLRKELESNASKN; encoded by the exons ATGGCGGAACCAGCGAAGCCCGAGGTGACGGAGGAAGCTAAGATGGACCtgctcgaggacgacgacgagttcGAGGAGTTTGAGATAGATCAAG AGTGGGATGACAAGGAAGAAGGCAATGAAGCACTTCAGCAATGGGAGGATGactgggatgatgatgatgtcaaTGATGACTTCTCGCTGCAGCTGAGGAAAGAGCTGGAGAGCAATGCGTCCAAGAACTAG